A genome region from bacterium includes the following:
- the rpoB gene encoding DNA-directed RNA polymerase subunit beta, with translation MRLIVKDSLRGRLQRPAAGTGTAKHGRPRLMRTIVLPTNAERAPVALLQAPPPTPPSHSSTRTVRGLGEVRASRRGKRSRVSFAKIHDVLDVPNLVEIQRESFKWFLRDGIREVFNEISPIKDFTGNLELHFAVGRKRRSTGQESENGDLTLDFDGYRFEQLKYSVDDCRERDYNYSAALKVQVRLVIKETGEVKEQEVFMGDFPLMTEQGTFVINGAERVVVSQLVRSPGVYYSMTPDANGHLLPTATVIPHRGAWLEFEIDANGVVFVRIDRTRKLPVTVLLRALKYGDDDAILKLYSHDEAVKATLAKDETKTADDALLGIYRRLRPGDPPTIESARTLLNTLFFDPRRYDVGRVGRYKLDKKLGFKPEQTPGPEGRVLRSKDIVEIIRYLIALRNGQGKPDDIDHLGNRRVRSVGELLQNQFRIGMLRMERVIRERMTIQEAAAITPQVLINIRPVVAAIKEFFGSSQLSQFMDQTNPLAELTHKRRLSALGPGGLSRERAGFEVRDVHTSHYGRMCPIETPEGPNIGLISSLATFARVNPYGFIETPYRKVRDGRVTRSMEFLTADDEEKYTIAQANAKTNTEGKLTESRVTARRGSAIVVVPPDKVDYMDVSPKQIVSVATALIPFLEHDDANRALMGSNMQRQAVPLLRTEAPLVGTGMEHRSAVDSGAVVVAREAGEVLSVTGDQITLKPERGKERTYKLVKFQRSNQGTCINQRPIVEAGEKVSVGDVIADGPCTDQGEMALGHNVLVAFMPWEGYNYEDAILISERLVQKDLFTSIHIEEYEVEARDTKLGPEEITRDIPNVGEEALRDLDERGIIRIGAEVRSGDILVGKVTPKGETELTAEERLLRAIFGEKAREVRDTSLKVPHGEKGKVVSVRVFSREAGDELSPGVNQLVRVYVAQKRKITVGDKMAGRHGNKGVISKILSAEDMPYLPDGTPIDIVLNPLGVPSRMNVGQVLETHLGWAAEMLGFYAETPVFDGPREDEIRGLLKTAGETEEGARVHISESGKVRLYDGRTGEPFDQQVTVGQIYMMKLLHLVEDKIHARSTGPYSLITQQPLGGKAQFGGQRFGEMEVWALEAYGAANTLQELLTVKSDDVVGRVKTYEAIVKGENIQEPGVPESFKVLVKELQSLCLDVKVLSEDQKEIELKEIEEDIAETARALGINLEGEEALVEEY, from the coding sequence ATGCGTTTGATTGTGAAGGACAGCCTGCGCGGCCGGCTCCAGCGGCCCGCGGCGGGAACGGGAACGGCCAAGCATGGGCGTCCGCGGCTGATGCGGACCATCGTGCTGCCGACCAACGCCGAGCGCGCGCCGGTCGCGCTGCTTCAGGCGCCGCCGCCCACGCCGCCGTCGCACTCGTCCACGCGGACGGTCCGCGGACTGGGTGAGGTGCGCGCGTCGCGGCGAGGGAAGCGCAGCCGGGTCAGCTTTGCGAAGATCCACGACGTCCTCGACGTCCCGAATCTCGTCGAGATCCAGCGGGAGTCGTTCAAGTGGTTTCTACGCGACGGCATCCGCGAGGTCTTCAACGAGATCTCGCCGATCAAGGACTTCACCGGCAATCTCGAACTGCACTTCGCGGTCGGCCGCAAGCGCCGCTCGACGGGACAGGAGTCCGAGAACGGCGATCTGACGCTCGACTTCGACGGGTACCGGTTCGAGCAGCTCAAGTACTCGGTCGACGACTGCCGCGAACGCGACTACAACTACAGCGCCGCGCTCAAGGTCCAGGTGCGGCTCGTCATCAAAGAGACCGGCGAGGTCAAGGAGCAGGAAGTCTTCATGGGCGACTTTCCGCTGATGACCGAGCAGGGGACGTTCGTCATCAACGGCGCCGAGCGCGTCGTGGTGAGCCAGTTGGTCCGCTCGCCGGGCGTCTATTACAGCATGACCCCGGACGCGAACGGCCACCTGTTGCCGACGGCCACCGTCATCCCGCACCGCGGCGCGTGGCTCGAGTTTGAGATCGACGCCAACGGCGTCGTCTTCGTGCGCATCGACCGCACCCGCAAGCTGCCGGTGACGGTGCTGCTGCGCGCGCTCAAGTACGGCGACGACGACGCGATCCTCAAGCTGTACAGCCACGACGAGGCGGTCAAGGCGACCCTCGCCAAGGACGAGACCAAGACCGCCGACGACGCGTTGCTCGGCATCTACCGCCGCCTGCGCCCGGGCGACCCGCCCACCATCGAGAGCGCGCGCACACTGCTCAACACGCTCTTCTTCGATCCGCGCCGCTACGACGTCGGCCGCGTCGGCCGCTACAAGCTGGACAAGAAGCTCGGTTTCAAGCCCGAGCAGACTCCGGGGCCCGAGGGGCGCGTGCTGCGCTCCAAGGACATCGTGGAGATCATCCGCTACCTGATCGCGCTGCGGAACGGTCAGGGTAAGCCGGACGATATCGACCATCTCGGCAACCGCCGGGTGCGGTCGGTCGGCGAGCTGCTGCAGAACCAGTTCCGCATCGGCATGCTGCGGATGGAGCGCGTGATCCGCGAGCGGATGACGATTCAGGAGGCCGCGGCGATCACGCCGCAGGTTCTGATCAACATTCGCCCCGTCGTCGCAGCGATCAAGGAGTTCTTCGGGTCCAGCCAGCTCTCGCAGTTCATGGACCAGACGAACCCGCTGGCCGAGCTGACCCACAAGCGCCGGCTGTCGGCGCTCGGACCGGGCGGCCTGAGCCGCGAGCGGGCGGGATTCGAGGTGCGCGACGTGCACACCTCGCACTACGGCCGGATGTGCCCGATCGAGACGCCGGAAGGCCCGAACATCGGCCTCATCTCGTCGCTCGCCACCTTCGCGCGGGTCAATCCGTACGGGTTCATCGAGACCCCGTACCGCAAGGTGCGCGACGGCCGCGTCACGCGATCGATGGAATTCCTCACCGCCGACGACGAGGAGAAGTACACGATCGCACAGGCCAACGCAAAGACGAACACGGAAGGCAAGCTCACCGAGTCGCGCGTGACCGCGCGGCGCGGCAGCGCGATCGTGGTGGTGCCGCCGGACAAGGTCGACTACATGGACGTGTCGCCGAAGCAGATCGTCAGCGTGGCGACCGCGCTGATTCCGTTCCTCGAGCACGACGACGCCAACCGCGCGCTCATGGGCTCCAACATGCAGCGCCAGGCGGTCCCGCTGCTGCGGACCGAGGCGCCGCTCGTCGGGACCGGCATGGAGCACCGCTCCGCGGTGGACTCCGGCGCCGTGGTGGTGGCGCGCGAGGCCGGCGAGGTCCTCAGCGTCACCGGCGACCAGATCACGCTGAAACCGGAGCGCGGCAAGGAGCGCACGTACAAGCTCGTCAAGTTCCAGCGCAGCAACCAGGGCACGTGCATCAACCAGCGGCCGATCGTGGAGGCCGGGGAGAAGGTCTCGGTCGGGGACGTGATCGCCGACGGGCCGTGCACGGACCAGGGGGAGATGGCGCTCGGGCACAACGTGCTGGTCGCGTTCATGCCGTGGGAAGGCTACAACTACGAGGACGCGATCTTGATCAGCGAGCGCCTCGTGCAGAAGGACCTCTTCACGAGCATCCACATCGAGGAGTACGAGGTCGAGGCCCGCGACACGAAGCTCGGGCCCGAAGAGATCACCCGCGACATCCCGAACGTCGGCGAGGAGGCGCTGCGCGATCTCGACGAGCGCGGCATCATCCGCATCGGCGCGGAGGTGCGCAGCGGCGACATCCTGGTCGGCAAGGTGACGCCGAAGGGCGAGACCGAGCTGACCGCGGAGGAGCGGCTCCTGCGGGCGATCTTCGGCGAGAAGGCGCGCGAGGTCCGCGACACGTCGCTCAAGGTGCCGCACGGGGAGAAGGGCAAGGTCGTGTCGGTGCGGGTCTTCTCGCGCGAGGCGGGGGACGAGCTCTCGCCCGGCGTGAACCAGCTCGTTCGGGTCTACGTCGCCCAGAAGCGGAAGATCACGGTCGGCGACAAGATGGCCGGCCGGCACGGCAACAAGGGCGTCATCAGCAAGATCCTGTCGGCGGAAGACATGCCGTACCTGCCGGACGGGACGCCGATCGACATCGTGCTCAACCCGCTCGGCGTGCCCTCGCGGATGAACGTCGGCCAGGTGCTGGAGACGCACCTCGGCTGGGCCGCGGAGATGCTCGGCTTCTACGCCGAGACGCCGGTGTTCGACGGCCCGCGCGAGGACGAGATCCGCGGTCTGCTCAAGACCGCCGGCGAGACCGAGGAAGGCGCGCGCGTGCACATCTCCGAGTCGGGCAAGGTGCGCCTCTACGACGGGCGGACGGGCGAGCCGTTCGACCAGCAGGTCACGGTCGGCCAGATCTACATGATGAAGTTGCTGCACCTCGTCGAGGACAAGATCCACGCCCGCTCGACGGGGCCGTATTCCCTCATCACCCAGCAGCCGCTCGGCGGCAAGGCGCAGTTCGGCGGGCAGCGGTTCGGCGAGATGGAGGTGTGGGCGCTCGAGGCGTACGGGGCCGCGAACACCCTGCAGGAGTTGCTGACCGTCAAGTCCGACGACGTCGTCGGCCGCGTGAAGACGTACGAGGCGATCGTCAAGGGCGAGAACATCCAGGAGCCCGGCGTGCCGGAGTCCTTCAAGGTGCTCGTCAAGGAGCTCCAGAGCCTCTGCCTCGACGTCAAGGTGCTGAGCGAGGACCAGAAGGAGATCGAGCTCAAGGAAATCGAGGAAGACATCGCCGAGACGGCGCGGGCCCTCGGCATCAACCTCGAGGGCGAGGAAGCCCTCGTCGAGGAGTATTAG
- the rplL gene encoding 50S ribosomal protein L7/L12: protein MAEQATVEKIVDEIGNLSALDLSKLVKALEEKFGVTAAAPMMAMAPAAGAAAAGGAAAAIEEQTEFDAILTAVGDKKIQVIKVVRELTGLGLKEAKDLVDGAPKPVKEKVSKQEADTIKTKLSDVGATVEVK, encoded by the coding sequence ATGGCGGAGCAGGCGACAGTCGAAAAGATCGTTGACGAGATCGGGAACCTGTCGGCCCTCGATCTGTCGAAGCTGGTCAAGGCGCTGGAAGAGAAGTTCGGCGTCACCGCGGCCGCGCCCATGATGGCGATGGCCCCGGCGGCCGGCGCGGCGGCGGCCGGTGGCGCGGCGGCGGCGATCGAAGAGCAGACGGAGTTCGACGCCATTCTGACCGCGGTGGGCGACAAGAAGATTCAGGTGATCAAGGTCGTCCGCGAGTTGACCGGACTCGGCCTCAAGGAAGCCAAGGACCTGGTCGACGGTGCACCCAAGCCCGTGAAAGAGAAGGTCTCGAAGCAAGAGGCCGATACGATCAAGACCAAGCTCTCCGACGTGGGCGCTACGGTCGAGGTCAAGTAG